A stretch of the Ochrobactrum sp. BTU1 genome encodes the following:
- a CDS encoding DUF853 domain-containing protein, which produces MTADDAIFLGASRKPDDSYQQPEYLALKYGNRHGLVTGATGTGKTVTLQVLAESFSAAGVPVFCADIKGDLSGIAAKGVVNDNLTKRAEEIQLNPYEMRASPVIFWDIFGEQGHPVRATISEMGPLLLSRLMNLTDAQEGVLNVAFRLADEEGLLLLDLKDLQAILAEMAERSAELSAKYGNVNKASVGAIQRSLLVLDQQGGSKFFGEPALRIADLMRTTTDGRGVISVLAADKLMMSPRLYSTFLLWLMSELFEELPEVGDPDKPRLVFFFDEAHLLFDEAPKALVDRVEQVVRLIRSKGVGVYFVTQNPLDVPETVLAQLGNRVQHALRAYTPRETNAVKTAADTFRPNPDFKTFEAITNLSTGEALISTLQAKGVPSMVQRTLIRPPSSQIGPLTPEERAKIIAASPVSGQYDQAIDRDSAFEMLARKAQAAADAQQKTKQEEAGEGGGIFGDLLGTALGTGRRSGRQTVAETAMKSVVRSVSTSLGRALVRGILGSFKR; this is translated from the coding sequence ATGACTGCTGATGATGCCATTTTCCTTGGTGCAAGCCGCAAACCAGATGATTCCTACCAGCAGCCTGAATATCTGGCGCTGAAATATGGTAACAGGCATGGCCTCGTTACCGGTGCGACAGGTACTGGTAAAACGGTCACGCTGCAGGTTCTCGCCGAGAGCTTTTCGGCGGCTGGCGTTCCAGTCTTCTGTGCCGATATCAAGGGCGATCTTTCCGGCATTGCCGCCAAAGGTGTCGTCAATGACAATCTGACCAAACGCGCAGAGGAAATTCAGCTCAACCCATATGAGATGCGAGCATCTCCCGTTATTTTCTGGGATATTTTTGGCGAGCAGGGCCATCCGGTCCGTGCCACGATCTCCGAAATGGGGCCGCTGCTGCTCTCGCGCCTGATGAACCTGACCGATGCCCAGGAAGGCGTTCTTAACGTTGCTTTCCGTTTGGCCGATGAAGAAGGCCTGCTGCTGCTTGATCTCAAAGATTTGCAGGCAATTCTCGCGGAAATGGCCGAACGTTCGGCTGAGCTTTCTGCAAAATACGGTAACGTCAACAAGGCGTCGGTTGGTGCGATTCAGCGCTCGTTGCTCGTGCTTGATCAGCAGGGCGGCTCCAAATTTTTTGGCGAACCCGCCCTTCGTATCGCTGATCTGATGCGGACGACGACCGACGGTCGCGGTGTTATTAGCGTGCTAGCAGCCGACAAGCTGATGATGAGCCCGCGCCTTTATTCTACTTTCCTTCTCTGGCTCATGTCGGAACTCTTCGAGGAGCTTCCCGAAGTAGGCGATCCTGACAAGCCGCGTCTGGTCTTCTTCTTTGATGAAGCGCATTTGCTGTTCGATGAAGCACCGAAGGCGCTGGTTGATCGCGTCGAGCAGGTGGTTCGCCTGATCCGTTCCAAGGGCGTTGGCGTTTATTTTGTGACGCAGAATCCGCTTGATGTGCCTGAAACAGTGCTCGCACAGCTTGGCAATCGTGTTCAGCACGCGCTCCGCGCTTATACGCCTCGCGAAACAAATGCAGTGAAGACCGCTGCCGATACGTTCCGTCCAAACCCGGATTTCAAGACGTTTGAGGCGATCACCAATCTTTCAACCGGTGAAGCACTGATTTCGACCTTGCAGGCCAAGGGCGTGCCTTCGATGGTGCAGCGCACATTGATCCGCCCGCCATCGTCGCAGATTGGCCCACTGACGCCTGAAGAACGGGCGAAGATCATTGCCGCAAGCCCTGTCTCCGGCCAATATGATCAGGCAATCGACCGCGATTCAGCGTTCGAAATGCTGGCGCGCAAAGCGCAGGCAGCAGCCGACGCCCAGCAGAAGACGAAGCAGGAAGAGGCCGGTGAAGGCGGCGGTATTTTTGGCGATCTGTTGGGAACTGCGCTTGGAACAGGTCGTCGATCTGGCCGTCAGACAGTTGCAGAAACGGCTATGAAATCAGTGGTTCGTTCTGTCAGTACGTCACTTGGACGTGCGCTTGTGCGCGGCATTCTGGGCAGCTTCAAGCGCTGA
- a CDS encoding L,D-transpeptidase — protein sequence MQTTLTRRSFLTAMTATAAAGLAGCAQLGQNVPIIDVDANGNPINRTPQANVDASYGSWASMYAAVEDNGFQLPAIPIQKMDKRYLRQVVQDPTGEMPGTIVVDTANRFLYLVLGNGQAMRYGVGIGRDGFAWSGRAVIQYKREWPRWTPPDEMVARQPELEPYSSRNGGMAPGLKNPLGARALYIFKDGKDTIYRLHGNPEWWSIGKAVSSGCVRLMNQDIIDLYNRVPPKSPILVM from the coding sequence ATGCAAACGACCCTTACCCGCCGTTCCTTTCTGACGGCCATGACAGCAACAGCGGCGGCCGGCCTCGCCGGTTGCGCTCAGTTGGGGCAGAATGTTCCAATCATTGATGTTGATGCCAATGGCAATCCTATCAACAGGACCCCTCAGGCCAATGTCGATGCTTCTTATGGAAGCTGGGCATCCATGTATGCCGCTGTAGAAGACAATGGCTTTCAGCTACCGGCCATTCCGATCCAGAAGATGGACAAGCGCTATCTTCGCCAGGTCGTTCAGGATCCAACTGGCGAAATGCCAGGCACGATCGTCGTGGATACGGCAAACCGTTTCCTCTATCTGGTGCTGGGCAATGGACAGGCAATGCGCTACGGCGTCGGCATCGGCCGCGACGGCTTTGCATGGTCGGGCCGCGCTGTCATCCAGTACAAGCGCGAATGGCCACGCTGGACGCCACCGGATGAAATGGTTGCCCGCCAGCCAGAACTCGAACCATACAGCTCGCGCAACGGCGGCATGGCTCCAGGTCTCAAGAATCCGCTCGGTGCCCGCGCTCTTTACATCTTCAAGGATGGCAAGGACACGATCTATCGTCTGCACGGCAATCCTGAATGGTGGTCGATCGGCAAGGCCGTTTCTTCGGGCTGCGTACGCCTGATGAACCAGGACATCATCGATCTTTACAACCGCGTTCCACCGAAATCGCCTATTCTGGTTATGTAA
- a CDS encoding haloacid dehalogenase type II, with amino-acid sequence MSHSSYVFDAYGTLFDVHSAVRRHEDKAGPDGAAFSLLWRTKQLEYSWTLSLMGEYRDFWKLTEEALDFAFARYPSVDPALRNDLLEAYWKLDCYPEVPAALKSLKSRGARLAILSNGSPAMLEAAVKSSALDVLLDDVISADSVRRYKTSPSVYELITMQWRLYPSAISFQSSNRWDVAGAARFGMRAVWINRSNQPDEYKQYPPALILPSLQLLD; translated from the coding sequence GTGTCCCACAGTTCCTATGTTTTCGACGCGTATGGCACATTGTTCGATGTGCATTCCGCCGTGCGTAGGCATGAAGATAAAGCGGGACCGGATGGCGCGGCCTTCTCCCTGCTCTGGCGAACCAAACAGCTCGAATATTCGTGGACGCTCAGTCTGATGGGCGAATATCGCGATTTCTGGAAGCTCACGGAAGAAGCACTGGATTTCGCCTTTGCACGTTATCCATCTGTCGATCCGGCACTTCGCAACGATTTGCTTGAAGCATACTGGAAGCTAGACTGTTATCCAGAAGTGCCTGCGGCCCTCAAAAGCCTGAAAAGCCGGGGCGCGCGGCTGGCTATTTTGTCCAATGGCTCGCCCGCTATGCTAGAAGCCGCAGTCAAATCCTCAGCACTTGATGTCCTGCTTGATGATGTCATCTCTGCCGATAGCGTCAGGCGTTATAAGACGTCACCGTCAGTCTATGAACTCATCACGATGCAATGGCGGCTTTATCCGTCGGCGATTTCGTTTCAATCGTCCAATCGCTGGGATGTGGCTGGGGCCGCACGATTCGGAATGCGCGCGGTCTGGATCAACCGGTCCAACCAACCCGACGAGTATAAGCAATATCCCCCTGCCCTCATTCTGCCGAGCCTGCAATTGCTCGACTGA
- a CDS encoding superoxide dismutase — protein MAFELPALPYDYDALAPFMSRETLEFHHDKHHQAYVTNGNKLLEGSGLEGKSLEEIVKESFGKNQALFNNAGQHYNHLHFWNWMKKDGGGKKLPGKLEKAVESDLGGYDKFREDFIAAGAGQFGSGWAWLSVKNGKLEISKTANGESPLVHGATPILGVDVWEHSYYIDYRNARPKYLEAFVDSLVNWDYVLELYEKA, from the coding sequence ATGGCCTTTGAACTGCCCGCCCTTCCGTACGATTATGACGCACTTGCTCCGTTCATGTCGCGCGAAACCCTCGAATTCCACCACGACAAGCACCATCAGGCTTATGTTACCAATGGTAACAAGCTGCTCGAAGGTTCCGGCCTTGAAGGCAAAAGCCTCGAAGAAATCGTCAAGGAAAGCTTCGGCAAGAATCAGGCGCTCTTCAACAATGCTGGTCAGCACTACAACCATCTCCATTTCTGGAACTGGATGAAGAAAGACGGCGGCGGCAAGAAGCTGCCAGGCAAGCTTGAAAAGGCTGTTGAATCCGATCTCGGCGGCTACGACAAGTTCCGCGAAGACTTCATTGCTGCTGGCGCTGGTCAGTTCGGTTCGGGCTGGGCATGGCTGTCGGTTAAGAACGGCAAGCTCGAAATCTCGAAGACCGCAAACGGTGAAAGCCCGCTGGTTCACGGCGCAACGCCAATCCTCGGCGTCGACGTATGGGAACATTCCTACTACATCGATTACCGCAACGCGCGTCCGAAGTACCTCGAAGCTTTCGTTGATAGCCTCGTAAACTGGGACTACGTCCTGGAGCTTTACGAAAAGGCATAA
- a CDS encoding cytochrome c, producing MRSFFLAVSSVALLTAGVAHADAIADRQAIMKDMGRSVGQLAPMVKGDKPFDAAAALAALEKIDADAKKFDVDTLFPAGSDQGDTEASPKIWENKEDFVKHVEKFRSDAAAALAAKPADLDALKPAFQQVAANCGSCHQAYRVKKN from the coding sequence ATGCGTTCATTTTTTCTCGCCGTCAGTTCAGTGGCTCTTTTGACTGCCGGTGTGGCTCATGCCGATGCTATTGCAGATCGTCAGGCAATCATGAAAGACATGGGCCGTTCAGTTGGACAGCTCGCGCCAATGGTGAAGGGTGATAAGCCTTTCGATGCGGCAGCCGCTCTGGCTGCCCTTGAAAAGATCGATGCGGACGCAAAGAAGTTCGACGTTGATACCCTGTTTCCTGCAGGTTCCGATCAGGGCGACACGGAAGCCTCACCAAAGATTTGGGAAAACAAGGAAGACTTCGTCAAGCACGTCGAAAAATTCCGCTCTGATGCAGCCGCAGCGCTCGCGGCCAAGCCTGCTGATCTCGATGCGCTGAAGCCAGCCTTTCAGCAGGTTGCCGCCAATTGTGGTTCCTGCCACCAGGCTTATCGCGTGAAGAAGAACTGA
- a CDS encoding cytochrome c — MVRKLAYAAGAIVIVGAATFWVLTTPQTVDQSVIAALQPGDATKGEHVFWAGGCASCHAAPGASGDDRKVLTGGHELVSDFGTFIAPNISPSAQGIGNWTLHDFANAMLKGVGRAGEHLYPSFPYTSYAKMQPQDVADLFAYMKTLPASDNVAPPHKLSFPFNIRRGLGLWKQLYLSDKPVVELANASDQVKRGQYLTEALGHCGECHTPRNVIGGLDDKQWMAGALSPETGSDGRKGVVPNITSGEGGIGEWGENDIAYALQSGFTPDFDSLGGSMADVVANMAHLTDADRDAIAAYLKAIPAHSNGYPSNR, encoded by the coding sequence ATGGTCCGTAAACTCGCATATGCTGCCGGCGCGATAGTTATTGTTGGTGCCGCCACCTTTTGGGTGCTGACAACGCCTCAGACGGTGGACCAGTCGGTGATTGCAGCTTTGCAGCCGGGTGATGCGACAAAGGGCGAGCATGTGTTCTGGGCAGGGGGCTGTGCTTCCTGTCATGCTGCTCCCGGCGCATCGGGTGACGACCGCAAGGTTCTTACCGGTGGACATGAACTGGTTTCAGATTTTGGCACATTCATTGCGCCTAACATCTCTCCGTCAGCGCAGGGCATCGGTAACTGGACCCTTCATGACTTTGCAAATGCCATGCTGAAAGGTGTCGGGCGGGCAGGGGAACACCTTTACCCTTCTTTCCCTTATACATCCTATGCAAAGATGCAGCCGCAGGATGTTGCAGACCTTTTCGCCTATATGAAAACCCTGCCTGCGTCGGATAATGTGGCACCACCCCATAAGCTGAGCTTCCCATTCAATATCCGCCGTGGATTGGGTCTTTGGAAGCAGCTTTACCTTTCCGATAAGCCGGTCGTTGAACTGGCAAATGCATCCGATCAGGTGAAGCGCGGTCAATATTTAACGGAAGCGCTTGGCCATTGTGGCGAGTGCCATACGCCGCGTAATGTCATTGGCGGGCTTGATGATAAGCAATGGATGGCCGGTGCGCTTTCACCTGAAACGGGAAGCGATGGTCGCAAAGGTGTGGTTCCCAATATTACCTCTGGTGAAGGCGGTATTGGCGAATGGGGCGAGAACGATATCGCCTATGCGCTGCAAAGTGGCTTCACACCGGATTTCGACTCACTCGGCGGATCGATGGCCGATGTCGTTGCCAATATGGCGCATCTGACAGACGCAGATCGCGACGCGATTGCCGCTTATCTCAAAGCCATTCCGGCGCATTCAAACGGCTATCCGTCCAATCGCTAG
- a CDS encoding MATE family efflux transporter, translating into MSSGQSLDNRFLHASPGRVFLTNVLPMTLIMVMNGLLSVVDAIFLGHFVGARAMAAVSLVFPAIMLTIAMSTLVSGGMSSQMARQLGGRRISEAEATFARAHGLALIIALGLIALFFLVGRPLINGMADGDMALAEMAYLFLFITILALPLQFVLGLHADAWRNEGRAGLIAIMSVCVTLANIALNYIFIAKMELGIAGSALGTVFAQTLGLLLLLGFRQFKQGTISLDALWHNSWVGGWGRIAGLGAPLSLSFIGIALSTAFVISALRFSEGSDYALNVAAYGIVMRIFGFTYLPLMAVALAMQSIVGNNVGAGLYKRSDTVLRIALTTVFVYCLIIEIIVLMVSNSIGLIFVDDLAVSEAVAQIIRPMTYAYLFTGPVLVFALYFQAIGQPARAGLLTLSKPFVLLPAFVTVLTAFWGVNAIWFAFTLADTVIALIAFAVLIAALKKRTSAGGLGLSPAAKLATERYSGSSKE; encoded by the coding sequence ATGTCTTCGGGACAATCACTCGATAATCGTTTTCTGCACGCTTCTCCGGGGCGTGTGTTTCTGACCAATGTGCTGCCCATGACGCTCATCATGGTGATGAACGGCTTGCTGAGCGTGGTCGATGCAATCTTCCTGGGCCATTTTGTTGGCGCCAGAGCCATGGCTGCAGTCAGTCTGGTCTTCCCGGCAATTATGCTCACAATTGCCATGTCAACGCTGGTCAGCGGCGGCATGTCGAGCCAGATGGCAAGGCAGCTTGGTGGCCGCAGGATTTCAGAGGCGGAAGCAACCTTTGCACGCGCTCATGGTCTGGCACTCATCATCGCGTTGGGCTTGATTGCGCTATTTTTTCTGGTTGGACGCCCGCTTATCAATGGTATGGCGGACGGCGATATGGCGCTTGCAGAAATGGCATATCTCTTTCTGTTCATCACCATTCTAGCGCTGCCGCTTCAATTTGTCCTTGGCCTTCATGCCGATGCATGGCGCAATGAGGGGCGAGCTGGCCTGATCGCGATAATGTCGGTCTGCGTGACGCTCGCCAATATTGCACTGAACTACATTTTCATTGCGAAGATGGAGCTTGGCATTGCCGGATCGGCTTTGGGTACGGTTTTTGCTCAAACTCTTGGCTTGTTGTTGCTACTTGGTTTCAGGCAATTCAAGCAGGGTACGATTTCGCTCGATGCTTTGTGGCACAACTCCTGGGTCGGCGGTTGGGGACGTATCGCGGGTCTTGGGGCTCCGCTGAGTTTGAGCTTTATTGGCATTGCGTTGAGCACTGCCTTTGTGATCAGCGCGCTTCGTTTTTCCGAAGGCTCGGACTATGCTTTGAACGTCGCGGCTTATGGCATTGTAATGCGGATATTCGGCTTCACATATCTGCCTTTGATGGCCGTAGCGCTCGCAATGCAGAGCATCGTCGGCAACAATGTGGGTGCGGGTCTTTATAAGCGCTCGGATACTGTTTTGCGCATCGCGTTAACAACAGTGTTCGTCTATTGCCTCATCATTGAGATCATTGTCCTGATGGTCAGTAATTCCATCGGCTTGATCTTTGTGGACGACCTTGCAGTGAGTGAAGCGGTGGCACAGATCATTCGCCCAATGACCTATGCTTATCTTTTCACCGGGCCCGTTTTGGTTTTTGCGCTTTATTTTCAGGCCATTGGGCAGCCCGCACGCGCAGGACTTCTGACATTGAGCAAGCCGTTTGTGCTTCTGCCTGCTTTCGTAACGGTGCTTACAGCATTCTGGGGCGTTAATGCGATCTGGTTTGCATTCACGCTCGCAGATACGGTGATTGCGCTCATAGCTTTCGCAGTTCTGATTGCCGCTTTGAAGAAGCGGACATCTGCAGGCGGGCTTGGACTGTCACCTGCAGCAAAGCTTGCAACGGAACGTTACAGCGGTTCCAGTAAAGAATGA
- a CDS encoding S9 family peptidase, with protein MPHDTNFPQPPKAPKHPASDTRHGITRTDDYAWLRADNWQEVFKDPSVLASEIREHLEAENAYQTTLMQDTDALQKQLFAEMRGRIKEDDSSIPSKDGPYAYGMSFRTGGEQPYFIRTPRDGGDETILLDGDKEAKDKAYFRLASADHSPDHNRLIWGYDDKGSEFYKLKVRDLDSMSDLEDILTDTNGGGSWDADSKGFFYTLLDENHRPSKVFYHKIGTAQTQDKLIFEEKDAGFFLGVGGSALDDFIFIDIHDHETSECWLLPANDPSAKPQLIMARKTGVEYDIAPGGDEFFILTNVDGAKDFKIMRAPAAAPQPENWEELVPEVPGRLILSHSAYKRHLVWMERDNGLPRIVIRDRETGEQHAIAFDEEAYSLGLHGSAEYDTDVIRFSYSSMTTPEQLFDYNMRTRERALLKTQEVPSGHNIADYITRRVLAPAMDGELVPVSLIYHKDTKLDGSAPCLLYGYGSYGITIPASFSTSRLSLVDRGFIYAIAHIRGGKDKGFAWYENGKREKKTNTFTDFIAAAKHLVTHGFTSHDRIVAHGGSAGGMLMGAIANMAPEAFGGIIAEVPFVDVLNTMLDDTLPLTPPEWPEWGNPITSETDYRNIAAYSPYDNVSAQAYPRILAVAGLTDPRVTYWEPAKWVAKLRELKTDNNPVLFRINMDAGHAGASGRFSRLEEVAYTYAFALKAVGKA; from the coding sequence ATGCCACACGACACCAATTTTCCTCAGCCACCAAAAGCACCAAAGCACCCCGCGAGCGACACGCGCCACGGCATCACCCGAACTGATGATTATGCCTGGCTCCGCGCTGACAACTGGCAGGAAGTGTTCAAAGACCCGTCGGTTCTGGCGTCTGAAATCCGCGAGCATCTGGAGGCGGAAAATGCCTACCAGACCACTTTGATGCAGGACACAGATGCACTGCAGAAGCAGCTTTTTGCTGAGATGCGCGGTCGCATCAAGGAAGACGATTCATCCATTCCTTCAAAGGATGGCCCCTATGCTTACGGCATGTCGTTCCGGACCGGCGGCGAGCAGCCTTACTTCATTCGCACCCCGCGTGATGGCGGTGATGAAACCATTCTGCTCGACGGCGACAAGGAAGCGAAAGACAAAGCCTATTTCCGCCTCGCATCTGCCGATCATTCACCCGATCACAATCGTTTGATCTGGGGGTATGATGACAAGGGATCAGAGTTCTACAAGCTCAAGGTACGTGACCTCGACAGCATGTCGGATCTCGAAGATATTCTGACAGATACCAATGGCGGTGGCAGCTGGGATGCTGACAGCAAAGGTTTCTTCTATACTTTGCTGGATGAAAATCACCGACCATCCAAGGTTTTCTACCACAAGATCGGCACAGCACAGACGCAGGACAAGCTGATCTTTGAAGAAAAGGATGCTGGTTTCTTCCTAGGCGTTGGTGGCTCGGCACTCGATGACTTCATCTTCATCGATATTCATGATCACGAGACTTCGGAATGCTGGTTGTTGCCTGCAAATGATCCGTCTGCAAAACCACAGCTGATCATGGCTCGTAAAACAGGCGTTGAATACGATATCGCGCCCGGTGGCGATGAGTTCTTCATTCTGACTAATGTTGATGGGGCCAAAGACTTCAAGATCATGCGCGCACCGGCAGCGGCACCGCAGCCTGAAAACTGGGAAGAGCTGGTTCCGGAAGTGCCGGGACGCCTGATCCTGTCGCATTCCGCCTATAAGCGGCATCTGGTCTGGATGGAACGTGATAATGGCCTGCCGCGCATCGTTATCCGTGATCGCGAAACCGGCGAGCAGCACGCCATCGCATTCGACGAAGAAGCCTATTCGCTCGGCCTGCATGGCAGCGCGGAATACGATACGGATGTTATTCGTTTCTCCTATTCTTCAATGACCACGCCTGAGCAGCTGTTTGATTACAACATGCGCACGCGTGAACGCGCACTGCTCAAAACGCAGGAAGTTCCATCAGGCCATAATATTGCTGATTACATCACACGGCGCGTTCTCGCTCCGGCAATGGATGGCGAACTGGTGCCCGTTTCGCTGATCTATCATAAGGATACAAAGCTCGACGGCTCTGCCCCTTGCCTGCTTTATGGCTATGGTTCGTACGGCATCACCATCCCGGCAAGCTTCAGCACCTCGCGTCTGTCGCTCGTGGATCGCGGCTTCATCTATGCCATCGCGCATATTCGTGGCGGCAAGGACAAGGGTTTTGCCTGGTACGAAAACGGCAAGCGCGAAAAGAAGACCAACACGTTTACGGACTTCATCGCGGCAGCAAAACACCTCGTCACGCATGGTTTCACCAGCCATGATCGCATTGTCGCCCATGGCGGCTCGGCAGGCGGCATGCTGATGGGCGCTATCGCCAATATGGCACCGGAAGCCTTTGGTGGCATTATTGCGGAAGTTCCGTTCGTGGATGTGCTCAACACCATGCTTGATGATACCTTGCCGCTGACGCCGCCTGAATGGCCGGAATGGGGCAATCCGATCACCTCGGAAACCGATTATCGCAACATCGCAGCCTATTCGCCTTACGATAATGTCAGCGCGCAAGCCTATCCGCGCATTCTGGCAGTGGCTGGTCTGACCGACCCGCGTGTGACCTATTGGGAACCTGCCAAGTGGGTTGCGAAACTGCGTGAGCTTAAAACAGACAATAATCCGGTTCTTTTCCGCATCAATATGGATGCCGGACATGCCGGTGCCTCGGGTCGCTTCTCCCGACTGGAAGAAGTTGCCTACACTTATGCTTTTGCGTTGAAGGCCGTTGGAAAAGCCTGA